A genome region from Bradyrhizobium commune includes the following:
- a CDS encoding TAXI family TRAP transporter solute-binding subunit — MKLASIIPLAAVLLAGPAAAQTGDKPIPSTTISLGTATPGGGFPLYGNAFAEVMNAADSTLTIVPRNTKGSNENIPLLEKGELDLALVAGEPAYEAFAGIGRTPVRLKILTAIYSNPGMFVVRADSPYKTIHDLVGQPVAFGAKGSGLPILARYVLDGLGLKQDEDFKAVYLDRAGDGPAMVEDGRVAALWGAGIGWPGFAAVASSASGARFIAPSADEIARIRAKHAFLKPLTVPAGSYPKQSEPIASLGSWSFVLTREDLPDDVAYRLAKTLHSTEAAFCKKLAQACETTAANTVAAAPKPELIHPGVMKYFREIGVVK; from the coding sequence ATGAAACTTGCCTCGATCATTCCTCTCGCAGCAGTGCTGCTCGCTGGCCCTGCCGCCGCTCAAACCGGAGACAAGCCCATTCCATCCACAACGATCAGCCTCGGTACTGCGACGCCCGGCGGCGGCTTTCCGCTCTATGGCAACGCCTTTGCGGAGGTGATGAACGCGGCAGACAGCACGCTCACCATCGTCCCGCGCAACACCAAGGGCAGCAACGAGAACATTCCGCTGCTGGAGAAGGGCGAGCTCGATCTCGCGCTGGTCGCGGGCGAGCCGGCTTACGAGGCTTTCGCCGGCATCGGCCGCACGCCCGTGCGGCTCAAGATCCTCACTGCGATCTATTCCAACCCCGGCATGTTCGTGGTGCGCGCGGACAGTCCCTACAAGACCATCCATGATCTCGTCGGCCAGCCCGTCGCGTTCGGCGCCAAGGGCTCGGGCCTGCCGATCCTGGCGCGCTATGTGCTCGACGGCCTTGGCCTGAAGCAGGACGAAGATTTCAAGGCGGTCTATCTCGACCGCGCCGGCGACGGCCCCGCGATGGTCGAGGACGGACGCGTCGCAGCGCTGTGGGGCGCCGGCATCGGCTGGCCCGGTTTCGCGGCGGTCGCCTCGAGCGCGTCCGGCGCGCGCTTCATCGCGCCGAGCGCAGACGAGATCGCGCGCATCCGCGCCAAGCACGCGTTCCTCAAGCCGCTCACCGTGCCGGCCGGCTCCTATCCAAAACAGTCCGAGCCGATCGCCTCGCTCGGCTCCTGGAGTTTTGTGCTGACCCGCGAGGACCTGCCCGACGATGTCGCCTATCGGCTGGCGAAGACGCTACACAGCACTGAAGCGGCGTTCTGCAAGAAGCTCGCGCAGGCCTGCGAGACCACCGCCGCGAACACGGTCGCGGCCGCGCCGAAGCCGGAGCTGATTCATCCGGGCGTGATGAAATATTTTCGCGAGATCGGGGTGGTGAAATAG
- a CDS encoding Bug family tripartite tricarboxylate transporter substrate binding protein — MLRILRNSVFGLAIISGLFSAAPPASAADYPNRPVHWMIGFAAGGPVDIVARIMAQWLSDRLGQQFIVENRAGSGGNIAAAAAINAPADGYTLLFVAPNNAISTSLYKKLPFDFLRDTVPVASIMQLTNMLVVSNAMPVKTVQEFIDYCKANPGKISFASSGNGTSVHMSAELFKAMTKCDMIHVPYRGSALAFPDIISNKVQLIFDNLPSALEQSRGGSVRALGVTSPQRWPGVPDVPAIAETVPGFESVGFYGISAPKGTPGEIVDLLNKAVNEALKDPKLVARLAETGGIPKPMTPAEFGKLVTDETEKWRKVVEFAGVSVD, encoded by the coding sequence ATGTTGCGAATTTTGCGTAACAGTGTTTTCGGGCTCGCGATCATCTCAGGCCTGTTCAGCGCCGCACCTCCCGCCTCCGCCGCCGACTACCCCAACCGCCCCGTGCACTGGATGATCGGCTTTGCCGCCGGCGGCCCGGTCGACATCGTCGCCCGCATCATGGCGCAATGGCTGTCGGACCGTCTCGGCCAGCAGTTCATCGTCGAGAACCGCGCCGGCTCCGGCGGCAACATCGCGGCCGCGGCTGCGATCAACGCACCGGCCGACGGCTACACGCTGCTGTTCGTCGCGCCCAACAACGCGATCTCGACCTCGCTCTACAAGAAGCTGCCGTTCGACTTCCTGCGCGACACCGTGCCGGTCGCCAGCATCATGCAGCTCACCAACATGCTGGTCGTCTCCAACGCGATGCCGGTGAAGACGGTCCAGGAGTTCATCGACTATTGCAAGGCCAACCCGGGCAAGATCTCGTTCGCCTCGTCCGGCAACGGCACCTCGGTGCACATGTCGGCCGAGCTGTTCAAGGCGATGACAAAGTGCGACATGATCCACGTGCCCTATCGCGGCTCGGCGCTCGCCTTCCCCGACATCATCTCCAACAAGGTTCAGCTGATCTTCGACAATCTGCCGTCGGCGCTGGAGCAGTCGCGCGGCGGCAGCGTCCGCGCGCTCGGCGTCACCTCGCCGCAGCGCTGGCCCGGCGTGCCCGACGTGCCCGCGATCGCCGAGACCGTGCCGGGCTTCGAGTCGGTCGGCTTCTACGGCATCTCCGCGCCGAAGGGCACACCGGGCGAGATCGTCGATCTCCTCAACAAGGCCGTGAACGAGGCGCTGAAGGACCCGAAGCTGGTGGCACGCCTCGCCGAGACCGGCGGCATCCCCAAGCCGATGACGCCGGCCGAGTTCGGCAAGCTGGTCACCGATGAGACCGAGAAGTGGCGCAAGGTGGTGGAGTTCGCCGGGGTGTCGGTCGACTAG